From Apium graveolens cultivar Ventura chromosome 9, ASM990537v1, whole genome shotgun sequence, the proteins below share one genomic window:
- the LOC141685042 gene encoding uncharacterized protein LOC141685042 — MKVPNHKKNPDKYCDYHRDKGHNTDECYHLKKLIERMIKESELNQFVRDLRDRLGPKLNQEELEAEEPERRDMIRGEVKTISEGSVLVKDSKTVKNKYARQVYNLYKFGQAKSHMPITFSTQDYEDVIRSHEDPLIINPLIGHNKIWKVIVDTGSSVNILFPKTYCKMNLAGEKLEPCNEESLYAFRGYPIQFEGTIILPVLLSKLTYTIKKPVKFYVVQIESLYNAILGRSFLSTFEAVESIPHLKLKFPTEKGVGEMMGDQKTARIIMLEDFRKRLGLQKAG, encoded by the coding sequence ATGAAGGTCCCAAACCACAAGAAGAACCCCGACAAGTACTGCGATTACCATAGAGATAAGGGGCATAATACTGATGAGTGCTACCATCTCAAGAAGCTTATCGAACGAATGATCAAAGAAAGCGAACTCAACCAGTTCGTACGAGATTTAAGAGATAGACTGGGGCCGAAGCTTAATCAAGAAGAACTTGAAGCCGAGGAGCCTGAACGAAGAGACATGATAAGGGGCGAAGTGAAGACAATTTCTGAGGGCAGTGTCCTAGTCAAAGATAGTAAGACGGTGAAGAATAAGTATGCCAGGCAAGTATACAACCTCTACAAATTCGGCCAGGCAAAGTCCCACATGCCCATAACCTTCAGTACCCAAGATTATGAGGACGTAATTCGTTCACACGAAGACCCCTTAATTATCAACCCTCTCATTGGGCATAACAAAATTTGGAAGGTAATTGTAGACACGGGCAGCTCAGTCAACATCTTGTTCCCCAAAACTTATTGTAAGATGAATCTGGCGGGCGAAAAACTAGAACCTTGCAACGAAGAATCTCTCTATGCCTTCAGAGGATACCCAATACAGTTTGAAGGTACAATCATTCTTCCTGTCCTTTTGagtaaattaacatatactaTTAAAAAGCCGGTAAAGTTCTATGTGGTTCAGATTGAGAGTCTGTACAATGCCATATTGGGAAGGTCGTTCTTATCAACCTTCGAGGCGGTAGAGTCCATACCCCACCTTAAGCTCAAATTCCCAACTGAGAAAGGGGTAGGAGAGATGATGGGCGATCAAAAAACCGCCCGAATAATCATGCTGGAAGACTTTAGAAAAAGATTAGGCCTACAAAAAGCCGGATGA